A window of Pedobacter lusitanus contains these coding sequences:
- a CDS encoding M16 family metallopeptidase, whose product MLNRTLIPESRQVNDINFIAPKKQELANGIKVFTVNAGKQELVRIEFVFENVNWDESRPLQAIAVNHLINNGTAKLTAREIADKVDYYGAFLQTDYGADQSSIKIYTLNKHLGSVLPILWSILNESIFPQQELDIFKQNQQQSLKVSLQKNDFIARKNFAHAIFGTSTYGSDIGVEDYQKIEREELLAYFSAAYKPENCTIFVAGKFDEAEFDLLDANFGKGWNNQAISKINQFSFSSTVKGEIFIERADAIQSAIRMGSVSINRSHEDFAGFQVMNCLLGGYFGSRLMANIREDKGYTYGIGSAIVSLKDAGYFFISTEVGADVCSLALIEIEKEIDLLKAELVSEEELDLVRNYMLGSMLGSLENAFSHADKFKNIYFSGLGYDYYDNYIHTVKSITAEEIKILANKYMNTADFTKVVVGKK is encoded by the coding sequence ATGCTTAACCGAACCCTTATACCTGAATCGAGACAGGTAAATGATATAAATTTTATAGCTCCTAAAAAACAGGAATTAGCTAATGGAATTAAGGTATTTACTGTTAATGCCGGAAAACAGGAGCTTGTTCGTATTGAATTTGTATTTGAAAATGTAAACTGGGATGAATCCAGGCCATTGCAGGCTATAGCTGTAAACCATTTGATTAATAATGGTACAGCTAAACTTACTGCCAGGGAAATTGCCGATAAGGTGGATTATTATGGTGCCTTTTTGCAAACTGATTATGGTGCTGATCAGTCTAGTATTAAAATATATACGCTTAACAAACATCTGGGATCCGTATTGCCTATTTTATGGTCAATACTGAATGAAAGTATTTTTCCTCAGCAGGAGCTTGATATTTTTAAACAAAATCAGCAGCAATCTCTGAAAGTGAGTCTGCAGAAGAATGACTTTATTGCCAGAAAAAACTTTGCTCATGCTATTTTCGGAACTTCTACTTATGGTTCTGATATAGGAGTGGAAGATTACCAGAAGATAGAACGAGAAGAATTACTGGCTTATTTCAGCGCTGCTTATAAGCCTGAAAACTGTACAATATTTGTTGCTGGTAAATTTGACGAAGCTGAATTTGATTTACTGGATGCAAATTTTGGTAAAGGATGGAATAATCAGGCTATCTCTAAAATAAACCAATTTTCTTTTAGCAGTACGGTAAAAGGTGAGATTTTTATTGAACGTGCTGACGCAATACAATCTGCAATTAGAATGGGGTCTGTAAGTATTAACCGGTCTCATGAAGATTTTGCAGGTTTCCAGGTGATGAACTGTTTACTTGGAGGTTATTTTGGTTCAAGATTAATGGCAAACATTCGTGAAGATAAAGGATATACTTATGGTATCGGTTCTGCTATAGTGTCTTTAAAGGATGCCGGTTACTTTTTCATTTCGACGGAAGTCGGAGCTGATGTTTGCAGTCTCGCATTAATAGAAATAGAAAAGGAGATTGATTTGCTGAAAGCTGAGCTGGTTTCTGAAGAAGAACTGGACCTTGTACGGAACTATATGTTAGGTTCGATGCTTGGAAGCCTTGAAAATGCATTCTCTCATGCTGATAAATTTAAAAACATCTATTTTTCAGGATTAGGGTATGATTATTATGATAATTATATTCACACTGTAAAATCCATTACGGCTGAAGAGATAAAGATTTTAGCTAATAAATATATGAATACAGCTGATTTCACTAAAGTTGTAGTAGGGAAAAAATAA